In the genome of Syntrophorhabdus sp., one region contains:
- a CDS encoding translation elongation factor-like protein, which translates to MEEKAIGVVVRYFAKIGVAAIRITEGELKVGDRIRIKGHSTDLEEEIESMQVEHENVQTVSAGTDVGIKVKERVREHDVIYLLT; encoded by the coding sequence ATGGAAGAAAAGGCCATCGGTGTGGTTGTCAGGTATTTTGCCAAGATCGGGGTTGCGGCCATCAGGATCACCGAAGGGGAGTTGAAGGTCGGTGACCGTATCAGGATAAAGGGCCATTCCACGGACCTCGAAGAGGAGATCGAGTCGATGCAGGTGGAGCATGAGAACGTTCAGACAGTCAGCGCGGGCACCGATGTGGGGATCAAGGTCAAGGAAAGGGTGCGCGAACATGACGTCATCTACCTCCTGACGTAG
- a CDS encoding HD domain-containing protein — MGISPQELARSITGGDVAGRLAACPFRGEVFLVGGAIREIALGRQPRDWDLALSEASDLARLEEVFGRRSFLLGKKPIQTHRLVSGEIVLDITILEGSIEKDLRRRDFTMNAVAFDIRRDRVIDPLYGLHDIERGLIRYPGRETIPSDPLRMLKAARHFAALRGFDLDPELIETMTSSRHLIGQTAPERIKYELDLIMVSEGVHRGMEMLTRTGLIFEIVPELEALRVMDVERNFSLETFGHTLLGFSFLHTRGGRYLTDKAAAKDVGYALLFHDLGKAHTYSYDEARGLVHFFNHERRSQEIASAIMERLRFSTHEMKRISILIEHHMRIFLISSAEATEKAIRRLIYRLGDLTPELIALTLCDMYGSSGGEENTSTRQVVQNCDSILAAWHESKKKPLPRLLSGKDLLAMGFHEGPFLGNCLDTVRDRQVSGEIQTREEALQFAEEFLKKNRSAATPPQEGPTG; from the coding sequence TTGGGGATCTCTCCGCAGGAGCTCGCCCGTTCCATCACCGGCGGTGACGTTGCAGGCAGGCTGGCCGCATGTCCCTTCAGGGGAGAGGTCTTTCTCGTGGGAGGGGCCATACGGGAGATCGCCCTCGGCAGACAGCCGCGGGACTGGGACCTCGCTCTCTCCGAAGCCTCCGACCTCGCGCGCCTCGAGGAGGTCTTCGGCAGGCGGTCCTTCCTTCTCGGAAAAAAGCCCATTCAGACACACCGGCTTGTCTCCGGGGAGATCGTCCTTGACATAACCATCCTCGAGGGAAGCATCGAGAAAGACCTCCGGCGACGGGATTTCACGATGAACGCCGTCGCCTTCGATATCCGGCGGGACCGGGTCATCGACCCCCTTTACGGCCTCCACGATATCGAAAGGGGGCTTATCCGCTACCCCGGCCGTGAAACCATCCCCAGCGACCCTTTGAGGATGCTCAAGGCCGCCCGGCACTTCGCCGCTCTCAGGGGGTTCGACCTTGATCCCGAGCTCATCGAGACAATGACCTCTTCGCGGCATCTCATCGGACAGACCGCGCCGGAGAGGATCAAGTACGAACTCGACCTTATCATGGTCTCCGAGGGCGTCCATCGCGGCATGGAGATGCTCACGAGAACGGGGCTCATCTTCGAGATCGTTCCCGAGCTCGAGGCGCTGCGCGTCATGGACGTGGAAAGGAACTTTTCCCTCGAGACCTTCGGCCATACCCTTCTCGGATTCTCATTCCTCCATACCCGCGGCGGCCGTTACCTGACCGACAAGGCCGCAGCGAAAGACGTGGGGTACGCTCTGCTCTTTCACGACCTGGGAAAGGCCCACACCTATTCCTATGACGAGGCCAGGGGCCTCGTCCACTTTTTCAACCACGAGCGCCGGTCACAGGAGATAGCGTCGGCCATCATGGAAAGGCTGCGTTTCAGCACCCATGAGATGAAACGGATATCAATCCTGATAGAACACCATATGCGCATCTTTCTCATCAGCTCCGCCGAGGCTACGGAAAAGGCAATAAGACGCCTCATTTACAGGCTCGGCGACCTCACCCCGGAGCTCATCGCCCTCACGCTCTGTGACATGTACGGAAGTTCCGGGGGAGAAGAGAACACCTCAACACGCCAGGTCGTTCAGAACTGTGATTCCATCCTGGCGGCATGGCATGAATCGAAAAAGAAACCCCTCCCGAGGCTCCTGTCCGGCAAGGACCTCCTGGCCATGGGCTTTCACGAGGGGCCCTTTCTCGGCAACTGCCTCGACACCGTCCGCGACAGACAGGTATCAGGCGAAATACAAACCCGCGAAGAGGCCCTGCAATTCGCCGAAGAATTCCTGAAAAAGAACAGAAGTGCAGCAACCCCCCCTCAGGAAGGACCCACCGGATGA
- a CDS encoding DUF763 domain-containing protein: MKRSVTSLPLHTGRAPAWLFDRMKRLCGALIEVVVMEYGTRELLTRLADPLWFQALGCAVGFDWHSSGLTTTLCGALKEGLTLLGDDVPLAICGGKAKRAIRTPDDIKAYGERWGVDVSGMVAMSRLCAKIDNTAVQDGYGLYHHTFIFTPDGSWGIIQQGMSAERKDARRYQWLSRDGLDVMSDPHTGITCDHTQEVLNFVAGRSGDARDAVVDFASEDPDRMASTWKDIALSMPKRHYISAEDVNTGRLLKAFNAIHEAHPHSFRDLLEIRGVGPRTVGALALVSELVYGAPPSFADPARFSFAHGGKDGYPFPVDKPTYEHSIDFLKTCIDKAKMGDREKLDTFKRLAKI, from the coding sequence ATGAAACGCTCCGTCACATCCCTCCCCCTCCACACAGGCCGCGCCCCGGCGTGGCTCTTCGACAGGATGAAGCGGCTCTGCGGGGCCCTTATCGAGGTCGTCGTCATGGAATACGGCACCCGCGAGCTTCTCACCCGGCTTGCGGACCCGTTGTGGTTCCAGGCGTTGGGATGCGCCGTCGGTTTCGACTGGCACTCGAGCGGGTTGACGACGACATTGTGCGGGGCCTTGAAGGAAGGGCTGACCCTGCTCGGTGATGACGTGCCGCTCGCCATATGCGGCGGCAAGGCCAAACGGGCCATCCGAACACCTGACGATATCAAGGCCTACGGCGAGAGATGGGGCGTCGATGTCTCCGGAATGGTTGCGATGAGCAGGCTCTGCGCCAAGATAGACAACACGGCCGTCCAGGACGGGTACGGCCTCTACCACCACACGTTCATCTTCACCCCCGACGGTTCCTGGGGCATCATCCAGCAGGGGATGTCGGCCGAAAGGAAGGACGCCCGGCGTTACCAGTGGCTCTCCCGGGACGGCCTCGATGTCATGTCCGACCCCCACACGGGGATAACCTGTGACCACACGCAGGAAGTCCTCAACTTCGTCGCCGGCCGGAGCGGTGATGCGAGGGATGCCGTCGTCGACTTCGCCTCGGAAGACCCCGATAGAATGGCGTCGACGTGGAAGGATATCGCCCTTTCCATGCCGAAACGCCACTACATATCCGCCGAGGACGTGAACACGGGACGACTCTTGAAGGCCTTCAACGCCATCCACGAGGCGCATCCGCACTCCTTCCGGGACCTCCTGGAGATACGCGGCGTCGGCCCGCGGACCGTCGGCGCCCTCGCGCTCGTATCGGAGCTCGTCTACGGCGCTCCCCCGAGCTTCGCGGACCCGGCCCGTTTCAGCTTCGCCCACGGCGGGAAGGACGGATACCCCTTCCCCGTCGACAAACCCACCTACGAACATTCCATCGACTTCCTCAAGACCTGCATAGACAAGGCAAAGATGGGCGACAGGGAAAAACTGGACACCTTTAAAAGACTGGCAAAGATATAG
- a CDS encoding molybdopterin-dependent oxidoreductase yields MDVFQEMDRRDVMRFITVLFVSFLVPHSSRAKEIRGLLDNEDREGFYIRFIKPIRPVDPATWTLKVGGLCERPRTLSLADIKGLPKATQVSRMKCVESWSSKAKWGGFRPKALFDLVRPASQAKHLYFYSADDYYEYISLEELLKPRVIFAYEMNDGPLPPEYGGPLRLLMPSKYGYKSVKTILRLEFLEKGGTGYWSKYGYSKDATIEPGTDHALDLKEYRRITKPGEPDY; encoded by the coding sequence ATGGATGTATTTCAGGAAATGGACAGGCGGGACGTGATGCGTTTCATCACCGTTCTATTCGTGTCTTTCCTCGTTCCCCATTCATCGCGGGCGAAGGAGATAAGGGGGCTCCTCGACAACGAGGACCGGGAGGGCTTTTACATCCGGTTCATAAAACCCATCCGGCCCGTTGACCCCGCGACGTGGACCCTGAAGGTGGGAGGGCTCTGCGAGAGACCGCGGACCCTCAGTCTTGCTGACATCAAGGGGCTTCCGAAGGCGACCCAGGTATCGCGCATGAAATGCGTCGAATCGTGGTCGAGCAAGGCGAAATGGGGAGGGTTCAGACCGAAGGCCCTCTTTGACCTGGTACGGCCTGCCTCTCAGGCGAAGCATCTCTATTTCTATTCGGCGGATGACTACTATGAGTACATCTCCCTCGAAGAACTCCTGAAGCCCCGGGTCATCTTTGCCTACGAGATGAATGACGGTCCCCTGCCGCCCGAGTACGGGGGGCCTCTCCGTCTCCTCATGCCTTCGAAGTACGGCTACAAGAGCGTCAAGACGATCCTGAGGCTCGAGTTCCTCGAGAAGGGCGGCACGGGATACTGGTCGAAGTATGGCTACTCCAAGGACGCCACCATAGAACCCGGCACGGACCACGCCCTCGACCTCAAAGAGTACAGGCGGATCACGAAGCCGGGAGAGCCAGACTACTGA
- a CDS encoding ABC transporter ATP-binding protein has product MLIIEDLQVELAGKTLLKDIDLEIKPGETHVLFGPNGSGKTSLLMTIMGYPQYIVKKGKITFKGTDITHAPLNERAALGIGMSYQRPPTINGLKTRQMIDICAKRKVDAGEMARSLNFEDFLDRDVNAGFSGGEIKRSELLQLTAQNPDLMLFDEPESGVDIENMALIGTTIARILEKETPRSANNAKPFVQQRSERTKMGLIITHTGYILDYVPADKGQVLYNGVLACAGNPREIFQCIGRLGYEECVKCTI; this is encoded by the coding sequence ATGTTGATCATAGAAGATCTTCAGGTGGAACTGGCGGGAAAGACCCTTCTCAAGGACATCGACCTTGAGATCAAGCCCGGGGAGACACACGTCCTGTTCGGTCCCAACGGATCGGGTAAAACGTCCCTCCTCATGACCATCATGGGTTATCCGCAGTACATCGTCAAGAAAGGGAAGATAACCTTCAAGGGAACGGACATAACCCACGCCCCCCTCAACGAGCGGGCCGCCCTCGGGATCGGCATGTCCTACCAGCGGCCTCCCACCATAAACGGCCTCAAGACGAGACAGATGATAGACATCTGCGCCAAACGAAAGGTGGATGCCGGGGAGATGGCGCGGTCCCTCAACTTTGAGGACTTCCTCGACAGGGATGTCAATGCCGGTTTCTCCGGAGGGGAGATCAAGCGCTCGGAGCTCCTGCAGCTCACGGCCCAGAATCCCGACCTCATGCTCTTCGACGAGCCTGAGTCAGGCGTGGACATCGAGAACATGGCCCTCATCGGCACAACGATCGCCCGGATCCTGGAGAAGGAAACCCCAAGGAGCGCGAACAACGCGAAACCCTTTGTTCAGCAGCGAAGCGAAAGGACAAAGATGGGGCTCATCATCACCCATACGGGCTATATCCTCGATTACGTCCCGGCGGACAAGGGCCAGGTCCTCTACAACGGAGTCCTGGCCTGTGCGGGTAATCCCCGCGAGATATTCCAGTGCATCGGACGATTAGGCTATGAGGAGTGTGTGAAATGTACGATCTAA
- a CDS encoding SufD family Fe-S cluster assembly protein, with protein sequence MYDLKELEQKARQAIDRKATFGDDVDLDSFDRSFVPHKYLAEEEICSIPQEEQQRLIMSGLDVTDTERGGTYFQKDTTVVHCHSNEEGIEVMPVTEALKKHDWVREYFWKLVPVDQDKYTASAFLDLHDGYVIRALPGSKSIYPIQACLYLDKENLQQNVHNLIIAEEGSELHIITGCATSPHMKRGVHVGISEFFIKKGAKLSFTMIHNWAEEMSVRPRSVARVEEGGVFINNYICMKPVRSIQMYPTTHLVGDDATALFYSVIVGTPGSYLDIGGRTYLKNRGCRAEIVQRSISNGAHIINRGHLIGEAPDIKAHLECKGLLLKGGIIDSIPQLEGHVEGVDMSHEAAVGKVAQEEINYLMSRGITEEEATSTIVRGFLSVDIKGLPVPLREEIDRAIDRSNKDAI encoded by the coding sequence ATGTACGATCTAAAGGAGCTTGAACAGAAGGCGCGCCAGGCCATCGACAGGAAAGCGACCTTTGGCGACGATGTCGACCTCGATTCCTTCGACAGGTCCTTCGTCCCCCACAAGTACCTCGCCGAGGAGGAGATCTGTTCCATCCCGCAGGAGGAACAGCAGCGCCTCATAATGTCGGGACTCGACGTGACGGACACCGAAAGGGGCGGAACGTATTTCCAGAAGGACACCACTGTCGTCCATTGCCACAGCAATGAGGAGGGCATCGAGGTGATGCCCGTGACGGAGGCATTGAAGAAACACGACTGGGTCAGGGAGTACTTCTGGAAGCTCGTTCCCGTGGACCAGGACAAGTATACGGCATCGGCCTTCCTCGACCTTCACGACGGATACGTTATCAGGGCCCTGCCCGGCAGCAAGAGCATCTATCCCATCCAGGCGTGTCTCTACCTCGACAAGGAGAACCTCCAGCAGAACGTTCACAACCTCATCATCGCCGAGGAGGGATCGGAGCTGCACATCATCACGGGCTGCGCGACATCGCCCCACATGAAGCGCGGCGTGCACGTGGGAATATCGGAGTTCTTCATCAAGAAAGGTGCCAAACTGAGCTTCACGATGATCCACAACTGGGCCGAGGAGATGAGCGTCCGTCCCCGCTCCGTCGCCCGCGTCGAGGAAGGCGGCGTGTTCATCAACAACTATATCTGCATGAAACCCGTGCGGTCCATCCAGATGTACCCCACGACCCACCTCGTCGGTGACGACGCCACGGCCTTGTTCTACAGCGTCATCGTCGGGACACCGGGCTCGTATCTCGACATAGGGGGAAGGACCTATCTGAAAAACAGGGGATGCCGCGCCGAGATAGTGCAAAGGTCCATCAGCAACGGCGCGCACATCATCAACCGCGGTCACCTCATCGGGGAGGCCCCCGATATCAAGGCCCACCTGGAGTGCAAGGGACTCTTGTTGAAAGGCGGCATCATCGATTCGATACCACAGCTCGAAGGCCACGTCGAGGGCGTCGATATGTCCCACGAGGCCGCCGTCGGAAAGGTTGCCCAGGAAGAGATAAACTATCTCATGTCGCGGGGAATAACGGAGGAAGAGGCAACATCCACCATTGTTCGCGGCTTTCTGAGCGTGGACATAAAGGGCCTCCCGGTCCCGTTGAGGGAGGAGATAGACCGCGCCATCGACAGGAGCAACAAGGACGCCATATAG